The sequence TCTTGGCAAACCCCCAAATGCCAATAGTTCAACATCAAAAGTGACACCTGCTCTATCCTTTATCCTTCTTGATATCTTTTTCGATAAGTTTATGTTATCTGGTTCTTTACACTCAACCTTCAAAATAGCTCTATCTTTACCCTCAAATCTATCCAAAATTATCTGGTATTCAGAAAACAATTCTTCAAATTCTCTTAAAACTACTTCTATTTGCGCAGGAAAGCAGTTTACACCCTTTATCTTAAACATATCATCAGACCTTCCAGTTAACCTTTCTATTCTTGGATATTTCAAGCCGCATTCACACAATTCATGATTTATTGAAGTGATGTCTCTAGTCCTAAATCTAAGAAGCGGAGCACCTTCTTTTTTGAAAGTAGTGATTACCAGTTCACCCCTTACCCCATCAGGCAACACTTCTAAAGTATCAGGATCTATTACTTCGAAATACATAAAGTCATCAAATACATGAATTCCGTTATGATATTTACAATCAAGGCCAATACCAGGCCCGTAAATTTCAGTAAGACCATATATATCAAATGATTCAATATTCAAAAGTTCTTCAATTCTCTTTCTCATACGATCCCCCCATCTTTCCGAACCTATTATTCCAATTTTTAAGGATATTTTCTCTCTTAACCCTCTTCTTTCTATCTCTTCTCCTAATAATAGAGCATAAGAAGAAGTTGAAGTAAGAACTGTAGATTTTAAGTTTAGCATCATTTCTATCTGTCTATCAGTATTTCCTGGACCAGTTGGTATTGTCATAGCACCTAATAATTCAGCTCCCAGTTGAAATCCTATACCAGCAGTCCATAAACCATATCCTGGTGTAATCTGAACTCTGTCATTTGGCTTTACCCCCGCTATTTCATAGCACCTCTTCATCATAATTTTCCAATCATCAATGTCTTTCTGAGTATATGGTATTATGACTGGTTTGCCAGTAGTTCCGGACGAAGAGTGTATCCTAACTATTTTCTCTTCAGGGCAGGCAAGCATCCCCAAAGGATATGCATCTCTTAAATCCTCTTTTGTTGTAAACGGCAATTTAGAAAAGTCATTCATCGATTTAAAATCATTCACGTCAAATCCTATTTCTCTAAACTTCTTTTTGTAAAAAGGGCTATTTTCTGCAATATTTTTCAAAAAACTTTTAATTTTTGCAAAGCTTGGATTCTCAACGCTCAACTCCCTTTCTTCTACTCTCATATTTCCTCCTCTTTCTTCTCTCAAGGTTAATGATAGAATTTAAAGATATTTAGTCAGATATGTCAATAGATAAAATTTTAAGGAGGTACAAACTTGGAAAACAATAAAATCGAAATTCCCAAAAGAACTAAAATTGACAACAATTATAAATGGTCAATAGAAGATCTATATATATCTAGAGAAGCATTTGATTCTGATTTTAAAAAGGTAAAGAAATTTATTCAAGAAATTAAGAATTACCAAAATGGTTTAAAGAATAAAGAAAAAATTTTAGAATGTTTAAAATTTAGAGATGAAATTTCAAAAACTTTAGATAGATTATATACTTATGCACATATGAAATTCGATGAGGATTCATCTGTAGAAGAATCTCAAATAATGCTCTCCAACGTCCAATGGCTTTCGCAAAGCTTTGAGGAATCGATTGCTTTTATAGAACCTGAATTAATATCCTTAGGTAAAGAATTTTTAAATGAAATTTCTTTAGATCCTGTTTTTGAAGATTATAATTTTGAAATAATTAATCTAATCAGACAAATCCCGCACACTTTAAGTCAAAATGAAGAAAAGTTACTAGCAAAAACTT comes from Thermodesulfobium acidiphilum and encodes:
- a CDS encoding phenylacetate--CoA ligase family protein, with product MRVEERELSVENPSFAKIKSFLKNIAENSPFYKKKFREIGFDVNDFKSMNDFSKLPFTTKEDLRDAYPLGMLACPEEKIVRIHSSSGTTGKPVIIPYTQKDIDDWKIMMKRCYEIAGVKPNDRVQITPGYGLWTAGIGFQLGAELLGAMTIPTGPGNTDRQIEMMLNLKSTVLTSTSSYALLLGEEIERRGLREKISLKIGIIGSERWGDRMRKRIEELLNIESFDIYGLTEIYGPGIGLDCKYHNGIHVFDDFMYFEVIDPDTLEVLPDGVRGELVITTFKKEGAPLLRFRTRDITSINHELCECGLKYPRIERLTGRSDDMFKIKGVNCFPAQIEVVLREFEELFSEYQIILDRFEGKDRAILKVECKEPDNINLSKKISRRIKDRAGVTFDVELLAFGGLPRSEKKTKRVFDLREEI